CGCGCAGGCGCTTGAGGGCGGCGTGCCAGGACTGCCAGACGGGCTGGTCGCCGGCGCCGAACTCGTCCACGATCATGCCGTCCAGCAGGGCCTCGTCTACCCGGCCGTTCTTCTCCCACGCGGCGAAGACCTCATCGGCCGTGGGGACCTCGGGCTTACCCAGACCCGGCAGTGGTGTCTCGACGATCCAGCGCTTGCCCTGGCGCTTCCACTCGCCCCAGCGCTCGCGCTCCGTGTCGGCCCCGCGGCTGACTGCCAGGTTGATATTCGGCAGGATATGTTTCTGCAGGAACTCCCAGTCCGTCGGCCCGTAGGGCTTCAGTTGTGGGCCGCAGTCCACGCGGCAGTAGCCGATCTCGGGGATCGAGCGCACGACCACGCGGGCGGCCTTGCCTCCGCCCAGGCAGCGGATCACCAAGTCGTGCGGGCCCTTCCCGAGCCGCCGCATGGCCTCTGAGGGCGTCGCCGTCGCGCAGTCGTGGGTGAACAGCTTTGCGGTGTCACCGGCGTCGGGCACCGTAGCCTCGACCGAGCCGCCCTTCCCCGCTCCGGCCACCTGGACGTACACCCACCCCTCACGCGGGTTGGTGAAGCGAATCCGTGTGTCCTTGCTGATGTTGCTGACGTTGCGCAGCTCGCTGACGAAGTTGTTGAGCACCTTGATGTTGGGGTCGGTGGTGGCCCACGACGGGGGCTTCGGCCAGTTCACCGTCACACTTGCCGGGAGGCCAAGGGCGCCCTTCGCGGTGACGGCGACGGCTGTGAGCGTGTAGGCGCCCGGCTTGAGGCTCTCGGCCTTCAGGACGGCGGTGGTCCGGGCGTAGCTCTCCATACCGGGGAGGCGCTGCTGGACCACCGGGCTTCGGCCACCGGCCGGGGTGAGGGCCAGTTGCAGGGCGGTGCCCGCCGGAACCTCGCCCAGGCCGCGCAGGTCGAGACGGGCGATGATCTGCCGGGCGGCATACGCGGCGACGGCGGTCATCTCGACCCGGTGGGTCAAGTTGGTGGTGAGGTAGGCGTGATGCACCTCCTCGGCCGACAACGCCCGGTCGTAGACCTGGACCTCGTCAATCAGCCCGCAGAACGTCTTGCCCTTCGTCCACTGGGTGGAGCCCTTGCTGGTGCCCAGGAAGAAGCTCTCGGTCGCGGGGATCTTCCCCGCCTTGCCCTGCACCGAGCCGGCTAGCTCGCCATCTACGTACAGGCGCATCAGGCCGTCGCCGTACGTACCGACCACGTGGTGCCACGCCCCGGGCGTGACGGGGGCCTTGACGTTGACCTCGCTGTTCCCGGTGTACCACCAGACCTTCCCATCAGTGTAGTAGGTCAGGCCGTAGTTGTGGTAGGCCTTGCCGGCAATCCCGGGCTCACCCACGGCCGGGATCTTCTCCGGGCGTACCCAGACGGCCAGGGAAATGGCCTGTTCGGGCGCCAGGGCCGGGGCGGGCGGGCACTCCACGAAGTCGTCCACCCCGTCGAAGCTCAGGCACCAGCCGTCACCGTTCTTGACCCACGCGGCCCCGTGGATCGTCGCCGTCAGGCCCACGACGGTGTCCCTGGTGGTGGTGCCAGAACCCTCATCGCACTTGAAGTCCGCCAGCAGGCCCTGTTGGGCCAGACACGGCAGGGCCAGGATCAGGGGAAGCACGACAGCCAGCACGAGCCGACAGACGCGCATCGTGGTGTCCTCCTTGGGGCGTGCTGGCATGGCTTTCGCCGCCGGCGGCGGGCGCTCCTGCGCCCACTAGGGGGGCGCAGCTATTGACAACCGGCGGGTGGGGCTGGCAAAATGTTAGGATTGCGGTTCAGGAAACCGTCAAGAAGGCCGGGGGAGCTCGAACTTCCGGCCACGGCGTTTGTCTAAGAAGCAGAGATGAAGAAGATGAATACGCTCAAGCGTGCGACCGTCGCGGTCGCATGCACAGTGATGATATGCCTTCTGGCTTGGCTGCCGGTGCTGGTCTACGGAGCCACGCCGCGGCCTGCTGCCCCCGCCCGGCCCGACACCGGAGCGGCGACGGCGGCGGTCCCGTCCAATCCCCTCGTGGAAGCCCTCCCGCAGGCCTGGGGCAACCCC
The bacterium genome window above contains:
- a CDS encoding LamG domain-containing protein, with the translated sequence MPARPKEDTTMRVCRLVLAVVLPLILALPCLAQQGLLADFKCDEGSGTTTRDTVVGLTATIHGAAWVKNGDGWCLSFDGVDDFVECPPAPALAPEQAISLAVWVRPEKIPAVGEPGIAGKAYHNYGLTYYTDGKVWWYTGNSEVNVKAPVTPGAWHHVVGTYGDGLMRLYVDGELAGSVQGKAGKIPATESFFLGTSKGSTQWTKGKTFCGLIDEVQVYDRALSAEEVHHAYLTTNLTHRVEMTAVAAYAARQIIARLDLRGLGEVPAGTALQLALTPAGGRSPVVQQRLPGMESYARTTAVLKAESLKPGAYTLTAVAVTAKGALGLPASVTVNWPKPPSWATTDPNIKVLNNFVSELRNVSNISKDTRIRFTNPREGWVYVQVAGAGKGGSVEATVPDAGDTAKLFTHDCATATPSEAMRRLGKGPHDLVIRCLGGGKAARVVVRSIPEIGYCRVDCGPQLKPYGPTDWEFLQKHILPNINLAVSRGADTERERWGEWKRQGKRWIVETPLPGLGKPEVPTADEVFAAWEKNGRVDEALLDGMIVDEFGAGDQPVWQSWHAALKRLRDDPRFKSKVFYPYCGPLYPAQASREFAQTCLDAGWACALERYLPEEHTEVDARAAIQGPLVATVQEWAKAQPGIVPRLLIVTGFLISTPPEGCNIDPAVDYKAFMDLQMNVLANDPALFGLYGVTSYLSAYSEEEIIRWTGKLYRHYCIEGRGDRLTDTYELTHLQNPDFDRGLDGWEAHPAAPGAITTGSMAGLSFLEGRYPMTHRGDNFLLLKRVEGQTNRVVQTARGLKPGRMYSLKMISADYTDLQKGLSRSAVLPVRVEVQGAELVPAHTFQYPFKSCYSHTVGPFNAKNPAGLNMHNITFRATGPTATVVISDGAEGATSGQEILCNFLELQSYWEG